DNA sequence from the Leopardus geoffroyi isolate Oge1 chromosome A3, O.geoffroyi_Oge1_pat1.0, whole genome shotgun sequence genome:
ACTCTTTACCTCTGATGAGTTCACTGGTGGGAATTCACGATTTACAGACCTATGAAGAGATTGCAACACTGGCAAGAATGTCATGGAATACAAAAGCCATGAATACATGAAGTGGGAAGGCTATGGATTCTTGGAAGGGACAattaaattgacttttttttaaggagatGCTACTATGGAACTGTGGCACGTCTTACGATAGAGCCTGATATGGTGATgagtattgaataaatatttaaataagaatgcATTTCCCGCGTGACATGGTAATCATGAAAACACTAAGAGGTAAGACTTCCAAGTGGCTCTAGATTTTTACAGGTGATCTATTTTGAACAAATGATCGCATCCAATTTAACACAACTGAAATCAGCAGGAGTTTCTCTGTTCACATGACTTCTCGCCTGGATACAGCCGTAAGGACAAAGTAGACATGAGCTGTGGGATGTGTCTGAGGTTCATATTTAAGATACGTATTCAAGCGGTAAAGAAACAAACTTATAGGGATTCATTCATGATCACGAAGGCACAGAGTATGAAATTACTTTGAGATGATTCAGCAACTACTGACTGATGAGGGCAGAGTGTAACTCTGAAGTGCTCTTTCTTATTCCTATTTTCTAATGGTGGTGAATTACTTGATCTTTCCATCTCAATTCTTTACTTTTTAGGGTATCATCACCAATTTCTCAATACATTTAACCTTGAGAGGTTCCTACTTGTCTGAGGAAAAGTTTTCAGGTAGGACTCTCTTCGGGTGACTCCACAGGGAGGCGGACACACGTCCTGCCAGGGTGGTGGGAGAGGCGGCCTGCACATCCTCCAGGTGGGAGGAGACTCCAGATctaaatgccccccccccccccccccccgctccgccCCTGGCCCCTCAGGGCACCCTGATGGGGCAGCTGTTCCTCTACACTCGTTCTACTGCTGAGCAGTGATCCACTCAGACTTTGGGTGAAGACCGATCGGTGAGTGGTGTTTCTCCCAGGACTCCGGACCACCAGCTACGAATCAGGGTAGAGGCCGGCTGTAGAGCAAGCTGTCACCCATCTAGCCATGCCACCCAGGAGGGCTCCAAGGAGCAGACGGTCTCACTCCACAGGTGGTGGGGTCAGGCAAGGACATTTATGGCTGCAGGGGCCTCCTATTTCTTTCACAAACACTTTATCAAAAGTGGAAGCAATAtacttatttttgtcattttacttCCTAACACTGAAGATAAACACGCATAGATAGCATCACAGACCATCTGAAAGGGACAAGAAAAGCACTGTTTTCTAATTCTTCACTTATCAATAAAAAAGCAGACAGACTTCTATCttagttgtatttttataatctccccagtttattttgaaaacaatctTTTCTGCCACaaatccatatgaattttagattaGTTACCTCAAAGTGCACAGAAGTTACCTGTATTTGTCTATAAatcaaacaacaaagaaagaatactTAATGTATCCATGTTTAAGCATTCCAACATAAAAGAACTTTTCccaactttttaataattttttccccACCTGAGCTCATCTACATTTGACATTTGGGTCACATAgcatttaaaagcaaaaccagCACACAGTGTCTTTCCTTCTGGATGGAATTAAATTTCCAGAGGCAAAATGGTTCAAATGGAAAGAGGCTGACTTCCCTGTGAAATAAaccggacagacagacagacagacagacaaaaactaGCAAGCACTGAATGTTCTAAAGATGGACACCTAACTCTCTTTCCCACTTTCTACGTCAACGGTGTGCACTGGGAGCTGGGGTGAGCTCCCACGGATGGCCCGCTGGGCTGGATGGGGCCCCTGGCGAGAAGGGGTCACGAGACAGCGGAGGGCATCGTCCCCGTCGGTGGTCCGCAAACtcagggaggaagaggcagagctcGTGTGCCCACACGGCCTGAAGGGGATGCTGGAGGTCTCTGGGCTCCGGGGGTCGTGTCCCACGATTTTTGTAGCCGGGGCAAAGTGGGAGTTCAACTCGTCAGGAACGCTTTGTGTACCCCACAAACTGGATgaaacatttctatttatttgccaAATACGGTAACTGAATTCCATCTACAAGCATTTAAGAAACAGGGCCAACCGAAGAAGCAGCTGCGGCCTCACTGTGGCTCCCGTGGGGCtcgccgggggccgggggcccggGTGCGACATCAGCAGGCCTTCTCCAGGAAAGCTCTGCAGcacctcacacactgctggtagACGGTCTCAAAGTCGGACTCGTTCCCCTGGAAGCACAGGGGGAGGAAGAAGTGAAGGCCGCATGACAAAACGCCCTTAGGAGAGCCTCACCTGGTGCGGCACACGGCAGGGCAGGGCACGGGAGGGCAGGGCGTGCACAGGGGCTCGTCTCTGTGCCACCGCCACACAGCAGCGTCACAAGGGAAGGAGAGGTGTACTTACATAATAGGGGTCTTCAATAATAAGCTGTTTCTGTGGATCATAGCTCCCGAGGAGTTCAATTTTAGCTTTGcagtttttaatttgattactCTTTCTATTCAAGTCTCTGTAAAATTGAAACATGAACTTAGTTTTCTGATCTATGGTTTCAAGTTAAACAGGGACATCTGCTAGGGTTTTATGAAACATCCGTATCAAACCCCAGCAAGAGTGACCTGATTTAGAAAGGAAACCAAACCCTCGGTCGACCCGGGTGACCCTCCATATGCCAGGGTTTCTGACTCCGGCGAGAGGTTCGCAATAGCAGCACATTCTCACGAACACTTGACGCGCGATATGCGCTGCGAGCCGGGCCATAACCACATATGCCCTGTGAAACACACGTTGGAACGATTAAATCAAAAAGCTCCTACTTCAGAGACTAAACAAGGATGGCAGAACGGGCCTCCAAGAGCCACGTGAACCAAGTGCCCAAGGGCCGCAGATCCCACCTCAGGTGTCCCGACACACGCACCGGGTCTCCCTGTCTAGCCCCTGCTCCTGCGTTTacccctccagcctctgcccaAGCTGCAGACACAGCTCTCCTGCCACCGCCTCCTCCGCTCCCACCGCGGCAAGAACAGCGGCGACTTTCCAGGCTGCATCTCGATCGTTCCTCCGTTTAGTCAGCAACCCCCACTGAGCACCTAGGATGAGTCAGACCCCGTGCCAGCGAGGGGGAGGCAGACCCCTACAGCAAGCGAGCGAGCTGGCCTGAAGCGTGGGCTCCGCCAGCTCCGCCCCTGCACTGGGTGCCCACCGACCCCCGGGACTGTGCCAGGAGACAGGCCGCAGGAAGTTTCGGCCGGACACCGCTGATACGGTCAGTACTGTGTcaagtgagaaaaatgagaacGACTCGCcggaaaacaaaaatagaaaccgTGTATCTCAGTGATGCTCCTGATTCACGGAGACAACAGTAAGGCTGTGAATCCTATCTGTCCGCCACACGTGGAATACCTGTGAATTCGCACGGACTTAAGGCAGCAGGTCCCCGAGGCCACACTGAGGCCACGTCCCGGCCCTTCCGTGTGCTGGCGAGTGCTGACGGCAGCAGGCGGCTGCGGTCTTGGTTCTCAGCGTATGAACACGAGGTCAGTAAAGCTGGCTGTGTGACGAGGGACGCAGTGCCCTGGGCTTACAACTGGGAGTTCTTCATACTCTCTTGGCTCATCTAACCTGCAGTGGCTTCAAATTTCTAATGTGCATTGTATTCACTTATTTTGGGCACGACCACATTGTATCATGTTGTCTGTTAGGTGTAATTCTGTGTTAGCACACGCAGCCCACACTAGACCCTGCGGCCCCGGGGGCAGGTGGCAGGAACGTTTTCTCCTCAGCgttccccagcacctggcactgTGCCAGGCGCACACATCTCAAGAAACACCGAATTCCTTGCTGCCCAAATGCATGCATGTCCCCTGGGGGGCACCGTGGGGACTGCGGCTCACGTGAGAcccacaacaggctctgctgAGGGAAGCTGAGTTCAAACCCCCCCAGCTCGGCCTGCGCCAGCTGTGAACCCGGGACCCACCCTCTCGGTGCCTCTCCGATTCGACGCGGAACGACGCTGTGCAGGGCCCACGACGCACCACATCAGTTGGCCACTGTTACCTAATACCCCAGCCTGTCTGCTTCTGCTTTTCAATCAGTTAAGGCGATCAACAATTTAAACAGAGTGAAAAGTTTCCTTGTTGCTGAGTTTCCTCAGTCTTCCTTGCTGCAGGATGGGGGACAGCAGGTATGGGGAGGTTAAGAGGAGAAACACAGTGAAACACCCGTGGCCCAGGAATCACTACAGCGGTGACAGCTTTACCCCACCCTCTGGCAAAACCAGCAATGCCTGACGAGGACCAGGCTGTCCCTTATCTGAGGGCGTGTCTCTTGGTAAACCCTCCTAGGGGAGACAATTCTCAGTTACCTTCTGGTCTCTTACTATTGTAAACAGGTAACTGTATATATCGTGACCATCACTTCTATGAAAACTTTACTAAAAAAAGTCACTTTAGACAAATTATCTGACCTATTATTAAATCGACAGTTGAATAAAAATACCCTTAAAACATGAGATTACCTTAGATTGCTTTCATCCATACAAAGTATATAATCAAACGTGGCAAAGTCTTCCTTGGTAacctaaaattaaataagaagtcAAAAAACAGTGTTTATAACAATCAAGTCTAGAGGACCCACAGCAGTACAAAAAAATTTTGCTGTGTTTGAATTTGGTACCCaattaagttaaataatttagGGTACTTTAAAGTTAGAGTTAACCTATTTTGTAATATTGTATCGCAAAGAAATTTTATACTATTAAGTTCCTTGGAATAATAGTAACATAGTATAATATGTAAACAAAGTTTATACTTCATCTGTGATTTCTTAGTGACAAAGTCTAATTCACTTCACATATTAAAATGTCCTACGTCCAACCCCCCTCAGTGTTTTACTCTATTTTTCCTTGTGCAGGAACGCAATATCCTAGGCCCCAGTGACAAACACCAAACTACAGAGATGGATGGCTGTCCCTGTGGGGCCCTGTGCAGGGCAGGTAACACGCCAGAGGAGATAGAaaccaggccaggccaggccaggccaggccaggcagagagttctgggggagggaggaagatatACGTTAAGTAACGTGTTCAGAGAAGAGTCCCTAAGAAGGAAATCTGTGAGTAACTGTATGTAGGACTCGGCTCTCCCGTGAGAACCCACGATCTGAGCAAGACACAAGAGAGGATGCCACTCGGTACTTTTACTGATTCTAACCTGAAAACTTACAAGTTTTCCAACATCACACTCTATCAACGGAAGCCCACTACGATGtaaatgggaaaattattttaagatttttaactattataaataatgatgcaataagaaagaaaggaacataaACAGGTCACAAAATGAaggtgaaaataatttctaagaatgTAATTTCTCAATAATAATcttcctctctaaaaaaaatcctctaaaaTACAGGAGTACCAGGAAACTCAAAGATAAGATAGCAAAACCCTGGTTAAACAGAGCAATGATGCTATTTAACAGCCAGTGTAGTGAACGAATAATAAATATGCTCCTTATTCtgttaaaaatgtaagttttggCTGTTAGTATGCACTTGATTAGTTTCTGATACAGTGTGCTACTCAAGTGCTGAGGATTACAAGTTGTTAACATTCCCAAGGTACTATGTTATTTCAAGTTCTATTAGAACAAATACTACACGCTATTTTCACAAAACGGTTTTATGAGAAATTTAATTTAGGATCAAATATTaacattacttttaattttagaattattgcAAGTGTAGATAAGACAGTCTTAGAACTGACATCTACCTATAAAATGCATACATGTTTAGATATTAAAATacttgagaaagaataagaatacCTATAATTAATATCTTATAAAAAgccatttgggggcgcctgggtggcttgatcagttaagcgtccgacttcggctcaggtcatgatctcacggtccgtgagttcgagccccgcgtcgggctttgtgctgacagctcagagcctggagcctgtttcaggttctgtgtctccctctctctctgccctcccctgtttatgctctctctctgtctcaaaaataaataaacgttaaaaaaaaaaattaaaaaaaaaaaagccatttgtaTGCTCCTGTGACGAGGTTTTGAGAGGCCAGAACCCCAAAAGGAGTCCCCGCCATGGGTTATGCGTGGCAATATTTACcactgaatattaaatatttaataccactattaaaaaatgaaaatggtgaaGAGTGGCCTATTCTGTATTTCTGCAAATCTCTGTAATGTCTGCTTCCTGGAGGACAGACAGGTTCTCCTCTGCGTGTCTGTTACCTGATGTGCAACATGCTGAGTGCGAGTGCACAGTGAACCCAGCCTCACACAACATAAAGGGAATATTTTCACGGCCACTATAGATAACTGTGGATGCTCTGTGATACTAAAACTCAGtggtggtagtttcttaaaggttactTGCAATATAGAACATGGAAACATATCagtaaatttttattactttgttcAAGTCTACTGGTCAGTCTGACACCTTGAAGGGACTCCTTAgcatgtccatttttttttaagtttacttatttattttgagagagacagagacagcacgagtaggggaggggaagagagagagggggacagagaatctgaagcaggctccacactgtcaatgtggagcccgatatggggcttgaactcacaaaccgtgagatggtgaccggaacagaaatcaagagacagacacttaagcgcctgagccacccaggcgcccctacgcaTGTACCATTTTGACCTCATGGACACTTTGAGAATTTGAGGGCAGGGATTCTCAAAGAGGGGGGCAGATGGCAATGATTGTTATGATGGAGAGGAAAGGGGTGCTCCAGTATCTAGTGGGCAGAGACCAAGGACGCTGCTGAACATCCCAGACCACAGCTGTCAGTACCGCCAAGGTGGAGAACATACTCTAGATGCGGAGAAGCCTGGGCAAAGGGCCACTGCTGGAAAAGAGAAGCTCCAAGGACCAGGGAGCAGAGAAAAACTGGACAGAAGGGCTGACGAGAcaaagaccccagagagcagcgAACCTGACGCTCAGACGCTTTCTTCTCAAACCATTTGCCGCATTCTTAAACGACTCACGGCAAAAAGCTAAGAAGCCCCAGGGGGAGGCTGCAGCTACTCAGGGAGGTGGCAGCTGCCAAAGAGGGGCCCTCGGTACACTCCTGGAAGGTTCCACAGAGGAGGGGACCAGTCCCTCAGAGCCCAGCCTCACAGGGGGACCGACAGTCCATCACAGCCCAGGCCTCACAGAGCCACGACCAGCCTATGAGAAGGGTAGAAAACAGAGAAGATGACGTAAGAAACTTATGTTCAAAATACACGTAAGCTGAATCTCTGAAGAGAAAGCcgagaagaaaatgtaaaaagaaagtaacaagaattttccaaaactaacAGAAACCACCACGAGGCAAATTCAGGAAGCATACTTCGGCTTACCATAGTAAAAGTGCTGGAAACAAAGAATCCATAAGGAAAAACCTAAAGACAGCAGAGGAAAATAGAGCAATTTCAAAAAACAGAGACAACTGATTCGATGAATCCAGCCAAACCATTAAAGCAGAAATACTATCAATATTTGACCAACTtaggagagcagagaaggaaggaacatCGCCTGGCCCGTCTCAGGAGGCTACACAACCGGGACGTGTGTGCTGCTGGGTgtgccccccacccaggcctTCCCCAGCAGAACCCTGTAGGCGCTCACCGTGGCATCGCCGACCTAGAAACGCCGCGAGCGCCCATCCGCGGTGGGACGGACACGACTGCGGCGCGACTGTCAACGGCCCCGAAGCGAGAGCAGGGGACGACCGGAGAACCTCCCAGAGAGGAAGGCCCACAGAAAGAGCGCACGCTACAGGTCCCACGGCCACAGACATAAAAGGTGGCAAGAATCTGAGCGGTGACCTCTGCAGTGGGGGGAGCGGCCCAGGCCCCGAGGACCACGGACGGCCACGCACGGTCAGGGCTCTGCTGAGAAACACGTCTAACAAACCAAACGTCCCCACAGACTAACCAGATGTGCGTTCACACACTCAAAGACAA
Encoded proteins:
- the ACP1 gene encoding low molecular weight phosphotyrosine protein phosphatase isoform X2; the protein is MAEPVSKSVLFVCLGNICRSPIAEAVFRKLVTEQNLSDNWVIDSGAVSDWNVGRSPDPRAVSCLRNHGISTAHKARQVTKEDFATFDYILCMDESNLRDLNRKSNQIKNCKAKIELLGSYDPQKQLIIEDPYYGNESDFETVYQQCVRCCRAFLEKAC
- the ACP1 gene encoding low molecular weight phosphotyrosine protein phosphatase isoform X1, which translates into the protein MAEPVSKSVLFVCLGNICRSPIAEAVFRKLVTEQNLSDNWRIDSAATSTYEIGNPPDYRGQNCMRKHGIPMTHVARQVTKEDFATFDYILCMDESNLRDLNRKSNQIKNCKAKIELLGSYDPQKQLIIEDPYYGNESDFETVYQQCVRCCRAFLEKAC